A part of Candidatus Electrothrix aestuarii genomic DNA contains:
- a CDS encoding calcium-binding protein — MAQGKLQLGDSVIVKPNVEELDLNINIGGWQGRVAEIEEEDGLIGIDWDSLTLKQIPDKTIVYCEVEGLDWARVYLEPADVEQTTARDSEDDVVKTIEQIESKHDFTWTDEAPEESEEIDRRIQAVLDNAEDESEEAAFEVWQEYLEDELEFPFEAEVFECQEEGPLQEGDQVTVVGIYEDDDEEYDVFDDDIEDIFGILVLLRHGREEYEFPLCDLEVLDKSSDNYQPVKDYAIWFANR; from the coding sequence ATGGCACAAGGCAAACTCCAGCTCGGTGATTCTGTCATTGTAAAACCGAATGTTGAAGAACTTGATTTAAATATCAACATTGGCGGATGGCAGGGACGGGTCGCTGAAATCGAAGAAGAAGACGGCCTGATTGGTATAGATTGGGATAGTCTGACGCTCAAGCAGATACCTGACAAGACGATTGTCTACTGTGAAGTAGAAGGGTTGGACTGGGCCAGAGTGTATCTTGAACCAGCAGATGTTGAACAAACAACAGCCAGAGATAGTGAGGATGATGTCGTAAAAACAATTGAACAGATTGAAAGTAAGCATGATTTTACTTGGACAGATGAAGCTCCTGAAGAATCAGAGGAAATAGACAGGAGAATACAGGCCGTCTTAGACAACGCTGAAGATGAGAGTGAAGAGGCGGCCTTTGAGGTATGGCAGGAGTATCTTGAGGATGAGTTGGAATTTCCCTTTGAGGCAGAGGTCTTTGAGTGTCAAGAGGAGGGGCCGTTACAAGAAGGAGATCAGGTAACGGTAGTGGGTATTTATGAAGATGATGATGAAGAATATGATGTTTTTGATGATGATATTGAGGATATCTTTGGAATACTTGTGTTGTTGCGACATGGACGTGAAGAGTATGAGTTTCCCTTATGTGATTTGGAGGTTCTGGATAAATCCTCAGACAACTATCAGCCTGTGAAAGATTATGCGATTTGGTTTGCAAATCGTTGA